From a region of the Micropterus dolomieu isolate WLL.071019.BEF.003 ecotype Adirondacks linkage group LG21, ASM2129224v1, whole genome shotgun sequence genome:
- the LOC123960337 gene encoding uncharacterized protein LOC123960337 produces MFGINKLALWVVTGLLAVMTVFFNGYIFLMSLWNYKQKKQWCPSETIITALSAANVAHQLVSYFWMTMYEVDSKCLVNPMPYTVMLLLIYTLKFTIMWNTSFLTFYYSTKLVHTPNHCYTQIQAAILKHVTLVVFLIPLCGLGTCMPMLIVFNPDNYTIVNKDCGVLLPETRSDQIYEAIKLLLADVLPGGLMVKCCISISVHLAIHLQHMKASTNGTHCPKLGNQLRVIQMALSLVITFILFLVIDLYVCYQIVVNHENIIMLTICFTSIYTTLSAIVLIYGKKTLWKALIHEFNVCLDEYPCLSWLKVPEQKTKPSTPAKAKN; encoded by the coding sequence ATGTTTGGGATAAATAAATTGGCCCTCTGGGTAGTGACAGGTCTGTTGGCAGTCATGACTGTCTTCTTTAACGGCTACATCTTCTTGATGAGTCTGTGGAACTACAAGCAGAAAAAGCAGTGGTGTCCCAGTGAAACAATCATCACGGCTCTGTCTGCGGCCAACGTCGCTCACCAGCTGGTCAGTTATTTCTGGATGACCATGTATGAGGTGGATAGTAAGTGCTTAGTCAACCCGATGCCCTACACAGTCATGCTACTGTTAATCTACACCCTCAAGTTCACCATCATGTGGAACACCAGCTTTCTCACTTTTTATTACAGCACCAAGCTGGTGCACACACCAAATCACTGCTACACTCAGATCCAGGCTGCCATCCTCAAGCATGTGACCTTGGTTGTTTTTCTCATCCCTCTGTGCGGCCTGGGCACCTGCATGCCGATGCTCATTGTGTTTAACCCTGACAACTACACCATAGTGAACAAAGACTGTGGTGTTTTATTGCCCGAGACGCGCTCTGACCAGATCTACGAAGCCATAAAACTGCTCCTAGCTGATGTCCTGCCAGGGGGGCTCATGGTGAAATGCTGCATCTCAATCTCCGTGCACCTGGCCATCCATCTCCAACACATGAAAGCCAGCACCAACGGAACCCACTGCCCAAAGCTGGGCAATCAGTTGAGGGTGATCCAGATGGCGTTGTCTCTAGTGATCACGTTTATCCTCTTCCTTGTGATCGACCTGTACGTCTGCTACCAGATAGTGGTGAACCATGAGAACATCATCATGCTCACAATCTGCTTCACGTCCATCTACACGACTCTCTCAGCCATAGTGCTGATCTATGGGAAAAAGACTCTTTGGAAAGCTCTCATACATGAATTTAACGTCTGCCTGGATGAATATCCATGTTTGTCTTGGCTGAAGGTGCccgaacaaaagactaaacccAGCACTCCTGCAAAAGCTAAAAACTGA
- the vsig8b gene encoding V-set and immunoglobulin domain-containing protein 8b, giving the protein MDPVFTSVRLKVAVLILVTIQLRTDVTEAMQVTSSGSQTIQKAQGETVILGCTYTAAPTDIGDLDIEWYNVKPDMTQKDQLILSYTGGQIHQYGDSSVSKRINFTGDPTLGDASMSVSNLRGSDTATYQCKVKKGPGVDMRKVTLMVLVPPSETRCWVEGGEEKGGPVSLRCKSSQGSTPLSYVWTRESGGAMPSTATQNPQTGELLIKNHTDSNVGSYVCEASNAVGKAQCKYALRAYNPTNKVGVIVGAVIGALLLLLLLLLLIWLLVCCCHKRRYQKEVSNEIREDARAPESRPTSRNSSFRSVLGYRTHPGVEYSSVRSHLPNELGSSQLNTAGGSPLPLKYDHRYGYPV; this is encoded by the exons ATGGACCCTGTATTCACAAGCGTGAGGCTAAAGGTGGCTGTGCTTATTCTGGTAACAATTCAGctgaggacag ATGTAACAGAGGCAATGCAGGTGACATCCTCTGGTTCACAGACCATTCAAAAAGCCCAGGGGGAGACAGTCATCCTGGGATGCACCTACACTGCCGCCCCCACAGACATAGGAGACCTGGATATTGAGTGGTACAACGTAAAACCGGACATGACGCAGAAAGACCAACTG ATCTTATCATACACCGGGGGTCAGATACACCAATACGGCGACTCCAGTGTCTCCAAAAGGATCAACTTCACAGGGGACCCCACGTTGGGAGATGCTTCCATGTCTGTGTCTAATCTGAGGGGCTCAGACACAGCCACCTACCAGTGTAAAGTCAAGAAGGGCCCGGGTGTTGACATGCGAAAAGTCACTTTGATGGTGTTGG TTCCCCCGTCAGAGACAAGGTGTTGGGTTGAAGGAGGCGAGGAGAAAGGTGGCCCAGTCTCCCTCCGCTGCAAATCGTCCCAGGGGTCCACTCCTCTCAGTTACGTGTGGACCAGAGAAAGTGGAGGTGCAATGCCATCTACTGCAACCCAAA ACCCACAGACTGGGGAGCTTTTGATAAAGAACCATACAGACAGCAACGTTGGAAGTTATGTGTGTGAGGCGAGTAACGCTGTCGGCAAAGCACAGTGTAAATATGCACTGCGTGCATACAACC CTACCAACAAGGTGGGTGTCATAGTTGGGGCGGTGATAGGCGCTCtcttgctgctgctcctcctcctgcttctcaTCTGGCTCCTGGTCTGCTGCTGCCATAAGCGCCGCTATCAGAAAGAGGTCTCAAATGAAATAAG GGAGGACGCCAGGGCCCCTGAGAGTAGACCCACCAGCAGAAACTCCAGTTTCCGCTCAGTGTTGGGGTACCGCACCCACCCCGGGGTGGAGTACAGCTCCGTGAGGAGCCACCTGCCCAATGAACTGGGCTCATCACAGCTAAATACTGCAGGGGGAAGTCCTCTGCCTCTCAAATACGACCATCGATATGGATACCCTGTGTAA